From Ananas comosus cultivar F153 linkage group 8, ASM154086v1, whole genome shotgun sequence, one genomic window encodes:
- the LOC109713580 gene encoding NADH dehydrogenase [ubiquinone] 1 beta subcomplex subunit 7-like gives MAEEVKLGSTKPMIATQAEMVEARVPIPYRDQCAHLLIPLNLCRAAEFYLPWRCELERHGYEKCEYELVMERMLQMQRIREIEKTTKAKQIQSGGAPIPLIPSPANA, from the coding sequence ATGGCGGAGGAGGTGAAGCTGGGGTCGACGAAGCCGATGATCGCGACGCAAGCGGAGATGGTGGAGGCGCGGGTGCCCATCCCTTACCGCGACCAGTGCGCCCACCTCCTCATCCCCCTCAACCTCTGCCGCGCCGCCGAGTTCTACCTCCCATGGCGGTGCGAGCTCGAGCGCCACGGCTACGAGAAGTGCGAGTACGAGCTCGTCATGGAGCGCATGCTCCAGATGCAGCGGATCCGCGAGATCGAGAAGACGACGAAGGCGAAGCAGATCCAATCCGGGGGCGCCCCGATCCCCCTCATCCCCTCCCCCGCTAACGCCTAA
- the LOC109713852 gene encoding uncharacterized protein LOC109713852 isoform X2, producing MALSYQSSWETLAHLNPEIGGAFHEPQSEVADALLGFFCDPIDASTFPIDSLFDSSPESYFYAETETETVPLPSLSHSSLSAPSILALTPDLYPPCDKFDLYRCPKRPRSCGDLFRPSNLVFEQPGSYIRHIAAGAMMGGCRSSDFLSEFAAAPPLAVGMQERKAGSGCLSAQSAAARERRKRISEKTQELGKLIPGGNKMNTAEMFQSAYKYVSFLQAQVGILSLMGSIQERGKVPLLVEQQLQLLLESTTIQEKLYGEGNCLVPNKIVDTMAKDKEIKSNMLVSRDLDRFIESMR from the exons ATGGCATTGAGTTACCAGTCCAGTTGGGAAACCCTGGCTCACCTCAATCCGGAGATCGGCGGCGCCTTCCACGAGCCGCAGTCGGAGGTAGCCGACGCTCTCCTCGGCTTCTTCTGCGACCCGATCGACGCTTCGACGTTCCCCATCGATTCCCTCTTCGACTCGTCGCCGGAAAGCTACTTCTATGCCGAAACCGAAACCGAAACCGTTCCCTTACCCTCCCTCAGCCACTCGTCGCTCTCTGCGCCGTCGATACTCGCTCTGACCCCCGACCTCTACCCGCCATGCGACAAATTCGACCTCTACCGATGCCCGAAGCGACCGAGGAGCTGCGGCGATCTTTTTCGCCCGTCCAACCTCGTCTTCGAGCAGCCCGGTTCGTACATCCGCCACATCGCTGCGGGGGCAATGATGGGCGGTTGTCGCTCGTCGGACTTCCTATCGGAGTTTGCGGCCGCACCGCCGTTAGCTGTGGGGATGCAGGAGAGGAAGGCGGGCAGCGGGTGCTTGTCCGCGCAGAGCGCGGcggcgagggagaggaggaagaggatcAGTGAGAAGACCCAGGAGCTTGGGAAGCTAATACCTGGGGGTAATAAGATGAACACTGCTGAGATGTTCCAATCTGCCTACAAGTATGTCAGCTTTTTGCAGGCCCAAGTTGGTATTTTGAGCCTCATGGGCTCCATCCAG GAGAGAGGTAAGGTTCCGTTGCTGGTGGAGCAGCAACTTCAACTCCTGCTTGAATCCACCACAATCCAGGAGAAGTTGTATGGGGAAGGGAATTGCCTGGTTCCCAACAAGATAGTGGACACCATGGCTAAGGACAAGGAGATCAAATCCAACATGTTGGTCTCGAGAGATCTCGATCGCTTCATCGAGTCGATGAGATGA
- the LOC109713852 gene encoding uncharacterized protein LOC109713852 isoform X1 encodes MLLTLENTDSCSFYCFITQEARITAAFMALSYQSSWETLAHLNPEIGGAFHEPQSEVADALLGFFCDPIDASTFPIDSLFDSSPESYFYAETETETVPLPSLSHSSLSAPSILALTPDLYPPCDKFDLYRCPKRPRSCGDLFRPSNLVFEQPGSYIRHIAAGAMMGGCRSSDFLSEFAAAPPLAVGMQERKAGSGCLSAQSAAARERRKRISEKTQELGKLIPGGNKMNTAEMFQSAYKYVSFLQAQVGILSLMGSIQERGKVPLLVEQQLQLLLESTTIQEKLYGEGNCLVPNKIVDTMAKDKEIKSNMLVSRDLDRFIESMR; translated from the exons ATGCTGCTGACACTTGAAAACACTGATAGTTGCAGCTTCTACTGCTTCATTACACAAGAAGCAAG GATCACTGCAGCATTCATGGCATTGAGTTACCAGTCCAGTTGGGAAACCCTGGCTCACCTCAATCCGGAGATCGGCGGCGCCTTCCACGAGCCGCAGTCGGAGGTAGCCGACGCTCTCCTCGGCTTCTTCTGCGACCCGATCGACGCTTCGACGTTCCCCATCGATTCCCTCTTCGACTCGTCGCCGGAAAGCTACTTCTATGCCGAAACCGAAACCGAAACCGTTCCCTTACCCTCCCTCAGCCACTCGTCGCTCTCTGCGCCGTCGATACTCGCTCTGACCCCCGACCTCTACCCGCCATGCGACAAATTCGACCTCTACCGATGCCCGAAGCGACCGAGGAGCTGCGGCGATCTTTTTCGCCCGTCCAACCTCGTCTTCGAGCAGCCCGGTTCGTACATCCGCCACATCGCTGCGGGGGCAATGATGGGCGGTTGTCGCTCGTCGGACTTCCTATCGGAGTTTGCGGCCGCACCGCCGTTAGCTGTGGGGATGCAGGAGAGGAAGGCGGGCAGCGGGTGCTTGTCCGCGCAGAGCGCGGcggcgagggagaggaggaagaggatcAGTGAGAAGACCCAGGAGCTTGGGAAGCTAATACCTGGGGGTAATAAGATGAACACTGCTGAGATGTTCCAATCTGCCTACAAGTATGTCAGCTTTTTGCAGGCCCAAGTTGGTATTTTGAGCCTCATGGGCTCCATCCAG GAGAGAGGTAAGGTTCCGTTGCTGGTGGAGCAGCAACTTCAACTCCTGCTTGAATCCACCACAATCCAGGAGAAGTTGTATGGGGAAGGGAATTGCCTGGTTCCCAACAAGATAGTGGACACCATGGCTAAGGACAAGGAGATCAAATCCAACATGTTGGTCTCGAGAGATCTCGATCGCTTCATCGAGTCGATGAGATGA